The genomic segment TAGTAGCACGAGATTATTATTAAGTTCTACCAAATTAATTACTAAATTACATGCTGGACCTTACAGGAACTTTATCCTTTTGAATTGTTTGGAAGGCATACGATTACAGCAGTGGGACAGGAAGGTAATCATTGTGATGAAGACAATGATATTTCCAAGGAATACCAGTACCATATAATCTTTTTGTAATAAATTAAAACAattaaagtatacatttttgtAGGATTAATTATTTTATTGAATGATCAAAACCTTCAGCCCTTTGAAGTAGCTCTAGAGATCAAATGAATTGAAGCCATGTTGCGTTTTTCATGTGCTGCATGGTTTTATTTTCATCAAAAGAAAAATACAGATTCATTTAAACACTGTAGAAAGCGtcatctatgtaattttgtttgcatttttatCACCTTGCAAGATGGCTATGTAAAAATAATACGGGATCATTTTCCCCTAAATAATGTAAATGCACTCACAACTCGCAAAACATTTGAACAAAACTCTTTTCTGACATTATTGTGCAGAAAAATAAGAGACTGAGTATGTTTTGCCTCTCCATCTCGGCTGTTGGCATTAGTAGGTCTTGCATGTGTACTGGAATCCCAAAGGGATACTCCACTGAATGGACTTTAGTTTTGAGAGAGGAGGTGCATTTACTCAAACTGAATATTAGCCATTATGAAAATTATTTCAGTacctaaacaaaaaaaatctgagatgaacaatacatactgtacaaaacTTCCTTTTTTGATTCTCTTTTCCCAATACTCAAGACTTTTACCCAACCAGAATGATGTTTTGTGGAGTTTATGATGGTGAAACTGAGGAGACttctgttttggatgtggacaccTCAGATGCATCATCACCCCCCTTGCCAAAGAGCTGCATGATACATGAGCGGAACTGAAAGACAAAACGTTTGAAATGAGCTTAGTGCAGGTCTGGTGCTCGTACTTAAGCAGCTACCGTCTTAGGCCGCAATCACACTGAAAGCAGATTTCTGCTCTTAATCCACCTTGCTCTAATATTGTACTGTACCTGATATTTTGGTTAAGTCTGCTGAAAATTCAATTGTTGTCTATAGTGATAAGTGGACATCTGATAATCTGACTGTGACAAGGTGGATTTTccaccttgagttgaacttttttccacTCAATCTGCCAGGCCAGACAGGCAGAAAACCGCATTCTGCCTTGTACTGTAAAATCTTCATTCTGTGTGATCGCAGCCTTATAAATGTAAAAGGGGTCATTGAATTACAGGAGCACAGAACGCGGCCTTGCATGGCAAAAACCGAGATCCTCCAAGAGGTCAAACCAGGTGAACCGGATGGCCTAAAATCCTCATTTTGAGGCCCATGTAAGCGACAGGCATCTTGTAAAAGGGGTCATTGAATGACCACAATGGCAAATAACCACTATAAATATTGGCTaaatgcattttttaagtgtaagtTTTTGAAGAGGTTAAACTTTGCTCACCTGTCTGTTCATGAATACATAGATGATGGGGTTGTAGATGGTGGCGCTCTTGGCAAAGTAGGCAGGCATGGCAGCAGCCAAAGGATGGAATGCATATCCAGGGTTAGCAGCTGCGAAGCAGGCAAAGACTGTGTATGGCCCCCAGCAGACACAGTAGGCCAGGATCATGACAACCACCATCCTGGACACCTCTTTCTCGGCCTTCTGTGTTGACTCAGAGTCCTTCTGCTGGGCAGCTACCTGTAGACAATCAGAGGGAAAGAAGGTTTCACCGTGGTAGAAATGTTGTGATCTGCAAGGGAACGGCAGTGGTTATGCACTGAAACTGCAGGACTTACAGCACGAATAGCCATCCAGACAGCAATATAGCAGAGGATGATGATAGCGAGGGGCAGGAAGCAGCAAGTAACCATCAGGACTATCATGTAGGACTTGACTCCGGGGTCATCACTTCCACTGAACACGTCTGGTCCACAGGATGTCTTCAGTCCATGAGGCCAGTACCTGTCAATGACATGCAGAACACCAGAGGTTATacgcacatatacagtatgttacaaCGATGTTATTCAGTGGTATTTAATACAATACACAATCCAATAAAAGATCAGCTAAAGGTATCCTACCGGCTCCAGCCAAAGACGGGAGGTGCACACCAGACCGCTGCCCAGACCCATGAGAAGACAATGCCACCAGTGGCCCACTTGGCATCAAACTTGACATTTCCAAAGGGTTTGCAGACAACCACCCATCTCTCCCAAGAGATGACAGTCAGAGACCACAGAGCAGCAATACCTGATGGTTTAAGCAGTATCATAATAACAATATGTATTAGAACAGTAATGGTGTCATCTTTCTTCAGGGCAAAAATCGCTTTCTGAAAGAGATTTTACTGCAGGCCTGTGTTAACTGTTTTTTACCAGGATttagttgcatgtgtgtgtttccaacaGTACAACAGGAACAGTCTTGTACAACAGGCAGTATTGTGCGTCCAAATGATGATCATTGTCTCTTACCACAGGTAGACACAGTATAGCCCTCAAAAACACACATGGGGTGTCCGAGGATGAAGTAGCCAAAGAATTGGTTAATGACACTAATGGTGCTGGCCAAAACGGTCTCTCCAAGATCCGCAATAGCCAGATTGACCAAAATCCAGTTAAGAGGATGGCGGAGCTTCTTGAACTTTGCTGTGGCCACCAGCACCAGGCCATTGGTGAATACGGAGGCGATGACCACAAAGAACATCCACAATGTAGAAATGTTGTACACCCATCGAGGTGCAATATGGTAGTTAGGGCCTTCAAATGGATCTGCGAATAGAAGAGAACTCATTTACATTGGACCACagaatacaaaggcaaagtgaaggCCTTAATCTTTTTTATGTTGAAATAATTTAATTTCATGATAATTTTCAATTGTTGACTGTAAAACTGTTTACTGTGTTCTGAGGCCTAGAATTAATGTATACACATTGATTTATGTAAGCATGAGACACTTACCTCGAGTGTTGTTTGCATTTGTGTAGGTGAAAATTGAGTCTTGTGTGGAGTAGTCTCCCCTTCTCCTTGCAGCCATCACTACTTCACCCCACTCTGCTGCCATGGTGTCTGTTTTGCTGTTTGATATCTGAGGTTGTGTAGGCCTTGACCGTTGACTGATGATCTCTTGACACTGTGGGTTCAAGGGTTGCTGCTCCTTATATATTGCCACCTGTATATCATTTAAGTGGCTTTCCAGGCCCACTGACGTTGGGcctacaggcctacacacacacacacacacacacacacaaacacacacacacacaaacacctcacagGCCTAAGACAGGCCTGACTAATCTGTAAGTCTTTTTGCCCACACCGCACGAGGCCTGTCACTTGCATGGGCTTCAAAATGAGGATTTTAGGCCATCCGGTTCACCTGGTTTGCCCTCTTGGAGAACTGCGGCCCTGGCCATGCAAGGCCGCGTTAGGCCGCGCTCTGTGCTCCTGTAATTCATCAGTGCAAGAGGTTGTTCTACCATCATCTAGGCCTTAGAAGCCTACTTCTTAAAATGACGTATGTGTGCTTTGAAAACATATATACACTCAAGAGGACATTTAGTGGTTGATGAAATCACATGTTGATGAAATCACATGCATTGCATagatttaattttaaaaaaaaattaaaaaaaaaaacaccagacaACATGGTATTGCGGAATAGCACTACAATTTAACAGGGGGATATCTATAAATGTTAAAACTTTcaaataacagtacattttaaAGAAACACTTACTAAACAATTTACTAACACTTCCTAAATGATGAACTAACAACAATTACACATGTTTGTAAATGATAAAGGAATACTATGGTAGTATTTGTAAACATGTACACAGCTCTTGTTGAATGAGTTtgatgtgtgtttgagtttgatgTGTGTCCTGTGGTTACATCTCTTTTGCTCTTGGGAGGCCAAACTTCAAGGCCTGCTGCGGTTGTACTCTGTCTACG from the Engraulis encrasicolus isolate BLACKSEA-1 chromosome 14, IST_EnEncr_1.0, whole genome shotgun sequence genome contains:
- the LOC134462461 gene encoding red-sensitive opsin, which translates into the protein MAAEWGEVVMAARRRGDYSTQDSIFTYTNANNTRDPFEGPNYHIAPRWVYNISTLWMFFVVIASVFTNGLVLVATAKFKKLRHPLNWILVNLAIADLGETVLASTISVINQFFGYFILGHPMCVFEGYTVSTCGIAALWSLTVISWERWVVVCKPFGNVKFDAKWATGGIVFSWVWAAVWCAPPVFGWSRYWPHGLKTSCGPDVFSGSDDPGVKSYMIVLMVTCCFLPLAIIILCYIAVWMAIRAVAAQQKDSESTQKAEKEVSRMVVVMILAYCVCWGPYTVFACFAAANPGYAFHPLAAAMPAYFAKSATIYNPIIYVFMNRQFRSCIMQLFGKGGDDASEVSTSKTEVSSVSPS